The Gemmatimonadaceae bacterium genome has a segment encoding these proteins:
- a CDS encoding amidohydrolase, translated as MAPASAGTRLSSLPNHAMRLTRTLQSLTLAALTLVPTLVPTLAPRLASAQKPPKPDARLEKLKAEAIAKVDERATLVQQMIDQIFSFGELGMQEFETSKYLTNLLEQNGFTVERGVAGMPTAFVGTWGSGKPVIALGSDIDGIPQSNQKPAYGYFEALVPGAPGHGEGHNSGQAVNIAAALVVKEIMEREKIPGTLKIWPGVAEEQVAGKAHLVRAGVFKDVDVTLFTHVGNNLGVSWGQSGSNAIVTALFKFRGQTAHSAGAPWRGKSALDAVMLMGQGWEFKREHLEPAQRSHYVIKDGGDQPNVVPQTASIWFYIRERDYDRVQANFEAAKRIAQGAAMMTDTKLDTVMILGSAWSGHFNKAIAQATQANIQRVGDPKWDANDIALAKGIQRELKVREVGLETQVDSLGGPVDQSRSLGGGSDDIGDISWNVPTVTLRFPSNIPGLPGHNWANGISMATPIAHKGAVAGAKVQAATLLDILLTPKLVADAWDYFNNVQTKTMKYKSFLGPNDGPPIWLNEEIMAKYRPLMKPYYYDSSKYKSYLEQLGIKYPVVKPVAQ; from the coding sequence ATGGCCCCAGCCAGTGCTGGGACACGACTCTCGTCTCTTCCCAACCACGCCATGAGACTCACCCGTACGCTGCAGTCGCTGACGCTCGCCGCGCTCACGCTCGTGCCAACGCTCGTGCCAACGCTCGCGCCAAGGCTCGCGTCGGCGCAGAAGCCGCCCAAGCCCGATGCGCGCCTCGAGAAGCTCAAGGCCGAGGCCATCGCCAAGGTCGACGAGCGGGCCACGCTCGTGCAGCAGATGATCGACCAGATCTTCTCCTTCGGCGAACTCGGGATGCAGGAGTTCGAGACGTCGAAGTACCTCACCAACCTCCTCGAGCAGAACGGCTTCACGGTGGAGCGCGGCGTGGCGGGGATGCCGACGGCGTTCGTGGGCACCTGGGGGTCGGGAAAGCCGGTCATCGCGTTAGGCTCGGACATCGACGGGATTCCCCAATCCAACCAGAAGCCGGCGTACGGCTACTTCGAGGCGCTGGTTCCCGGGGCGCCGGGGCATGGTGAAGGGCACAACTCGGGGCAGGCGGTCAACATCGCCGCAGCGCTCGTGGTGAAGGAGATCATGGAGCGCGAGAAGATTCCCGGCACGCTCAAGATCTGGCCCGGGGTCGCCGAAGAGCAGGTGGCCGGCAAGGCGCACCTGGTGCGCGCCGGCGTCTTCAAGGACGTCGACGTCACGCTCTTCACGCACGTGGGCAACAACCTCGGCGTGTCGTGGGGGCAGTCGGGGTCCAACGCGATCGTGACGGCGCTCTTCAAGTTCAGGGGACAGACGGCGCACTCCGCTGGCGCCCCGTGGCGCGGCAAGTCGGCGCTCGACGCGGTCATGCTCATGGGCCAGGGGTGGGAGTTCAAGCGTGAGCACCTCGAACCCGCGCAGCGCTCGCACTACGTGATCAAGGACGGCGGCGACCAGCCCAACGTGGTGCCGCAGACGGCGTCGATCTGGTTCTACATCCGCGAGCGCGACTACGATCGCGTGCAGGCCAACTTCGAGGCGGCCAAGCGCATCGCGCAGGGCGCGGCGATGATGACCGACACCAAGCTCGACACGGTCATGATCCTCGGGTCGGCGTGGAGCGGCCACTTCAACAAGGCCATTGCCCAGGCCACGCAGGCCAACATCCAGCGCGTCGGCGACCCCAAGTGGGATGCCAACGACATCGCCCTCGCCAAGGGGATCCAGCGCGAACTCAAGGTGCGGGAGGTGGGGCTGGAGACGCAGGTCGACTCGCTGGGGGGCCCCGTGGACCAGAGCCGGTCGTTAGGCGGCGGCTCGGATGACATCGGCGACATCTCGTGGAACGTCCCGACCGTCACGCTGCGCTTTCCGTCGAACATCCCGGGGCTCCCGGGGCACAACTGGGCCAACGGGATCTCGATGGCGACGCCGATCGCGCACAAGGGGGCGGTGGCCGGCGCCAAGGTGCAGGCGGCAACGCTCCTCGACATCCTCCTCACCCCGAAGCTCGTCGCCGACGCCTGGGACTACTTCAACAACGTCCAGACCAAGACGATGAAGTACAAGTCGTTCCTCGGGCCTAACGACGGCCCGCCGATCTGGCTCAACGAGGAGATCATGGCGAAGTACCGCCCGCTGATGAAGCCGTACTACTACGACTCGTCCAAGTACAAGAGCTATCTGGAGCAGTTGGGGATCAAGTATCCGGTGGTGAAGCCGGTGGCACAGTAG
- a CDS encoding amidohydrolase, whose translation MPRFPALVRAATVALMTCSLAVHAQSPKGARPDPRLEKLKAEALTKVEARATLIQQIIDQVFSFGELGMQEVETSKYLTGILEQNGFSVERGTAGMPTAWVARWGSGKPVISLGSDIDGIPQANQKPAFAYRDAMLAGAPGHGEGHNSGQAVNIAAALAVKEIMEREKIPGTLILWPGVAEEQLAGKAHLVRAGVFKDVDVTLFTHVGNELGVGWGRSGSQAMVSAIFKFRGQTAHSAGAPWRGKSALDAVMLMAQGWEYKREHLEPQQRSHYIIRDGGDQPNVVPQTASIWFYIRERDYERAMRNFEAAKRIAQGAAMMTDTRLDTVQIVGSAWDVHFNKAVAEAAFANIKRVGLPKWDDNDQLLARSLQKEMGVPDSGLATKIDSLAPPPSDAVVFGGSDDIGDISWNVPTITLSYPSNIPGTPGHNWADAIAMATPIAHKGAVAGAKVQALTVLDLLLTPKIVTDAWSYFHTVQTKDKKYQSFLGPNDGPPTFLNEEIMAKWRPLMRKYYFDPTKYKTYLEQLGYKYPTLKPAVQ comes from the coding sequence ATGCCGCGATTCCCTGCTCTCGTCCGCGCCGCGACCGTTGCGCTGATGACCTGTTCGCTCGCTGTTCACGCGCAGTCACCCAAGGGGGCCCGCCCCGATCCTCGCCTGGAGAAGCTCAAGGCCGAGGCGCTCACGAAGGTCGAGGCGCGCGCCACGCTCATCCAGCAGATCATCGACCAGGTCTTCTCATTCGGCGAACTGGGGATGCAGGAGGTGGAGACGTCGAAGTACCTGACGGGGATCCTCGAGCAGAACGGCTTTTCGGTGGAGCGCGGGACGGCGGGGATGCCGACAGCGTGGGTGGCGCGGTGGGGATCGGGGAAGCCGGTCATCTCGTTAGGCTCGGACATCGACGGGATTCCGCAGGCCAACCAGAAGCCGGCCTTCGCCTATCGCGACGCGATGCTCGCCGGCGCCCCGGGGCACGGCGAGGGGCACAACTCGGGGCAGGCGGTGAACATTGCCGCCGCGCTCGCGGTGAAGGAGATCATGGAACGGGAGAAGATTCCGGGGACGCTCATCCTCTGGCCCGGGGTCGCCGAGGAGCAGCTGGCGGGGAAGGCGCACCTGGTGCGCGCCGGCGTGTTCAAGGACGTCGACGTCACGCTCTTCACGCACGTGGGGAACGAACTCGGCGTGGGTTGGGGGCGCTCGGGATCGCAGGCCATGGTCTCGGCGATCTTCAAGTTCCGCGGGCAGACCGCGCATTCGGCCGGGGCCCCGTGGCGCGGAAAGTCGGCGCTCGACGCGGTGATGCTCATGGCGCAGGGGTGGGAGTACAAGCGCGAGCACCTGGAGCCGCAACAGCGCTCGCACTACATCATCCGCGACGGCGGCGACCAGCCTAACGTCGTCCCGCAAACGGCGTCGATCTGGTTCTACATCCGCGAGCGCGACTACGAGCGCGCCATGCGGAACTTCGAGGCAGCCAAGCGCATCGCGCAGGGCGCGGCGATGATGACCGACACCAGACTCGACACGGTCCAGATTGTCGGCTCCGCGTGGGACGTGCACTTCAACAAGGCGGTCGCCGAGGCGGCGTTCGCGAACATCAAGCGCGTCGGCCTCCCCAAGTGGGACGACAACGACCAACTCCTCGCGCGCTCGCTGCAGAAGGAGATGGGAGTCCCCGACAGCGGCCTGGCGACGAAGATCGACTCGCTCGCCCCCCCGCCGAGCGACGCGGTCGTCTTTGGCGGCTCGGACGACATCGGCGACATCTCGTGGAACGTCCCCACCATCACGCTCTCGTACCCGTCCAACATCCCGGGAACACCGGGGCACAACTGGGCCGACGCCATCGCGATGGCCACGCCGATTGCCCACAAGGGCGCGGTGGCCGGTGCCAAGGTGCAGGCGCTCACCGTACTCGACCTCCTGCTCACGCCGAAGATCGTCACCGATGCATGGAGCTACTTCCACACCGTGCAGACCAAGGACAAGAAGTACCAGTCGTTCCTTGGCCCTAACGACGGACCGCCGACCTTCCTCAACGAGGAGATCATGGCGAAGTGGCGCCCGTTGATGCGCAAGTACTACTTCGACCCCACGAAGTACAAGACGTACCTGGAGCAGCTCGGCTACAAGTATCCGACGCTCAAGCCAGCGGTCCAGTAG
- a CDS encoding DNA alkylation repair protein: MPGSKLAPRSNAAASIVTEGRRALSALADPAVRAGGERYFKGVIPFIGVKAPVVRRVARDLVARHRTMEIETLVQAALTLLRQPHMEEKQLGIVMLERLARRWPPTLLDDIDRMFDDVTNDWATCDAIAGRLIHPMMQRDARIAARMVRWSKGAHPWRQRAAAVAFVKSARRGAHNATILAICHQLAQRDDRFVQLGMGWVLRELSQADRDAVIAFLRDHDSIIRREAFRYATEKMPAHVRPCRTTS; this comes from the coding sequence ATGCCTGGTTCCAAACTCGCGCCTCGCTCCAACGCCGCCGCATCGATCGTCACCGAGGGGCGCCGTGCGCTGAGCGCGCTGGCCGATCCCGCGGTACGCGCCGGAGGCGAGCGCTACTTCAAGGGAGTCATTCCATTCATCGGCGTGAAGGCGCCCGTCGTGCGCCGCGTCGCGCGTGACCTCGTTGCCAGGCATCGCACGATGGAGATCGAGACGCTCGTGCAAGCCGCCCTCACCCTTCTCCGCCAGCCGCACATGGAGGAGAAGCAGCTCGGGATCGTGATGCTGGAGCGCCTTGCGCGGCGCTGGCCGCCGACGCTCCTCGACGACATCGACCGCATGTTCGACGACGTGACGAACGACTGGGCCACGTGCGATGCCATTGCCGGTCGGTTGATCCACCCCATGATGCAGCGGGATGCGCGCATCGCCGCGCGCATGGTGCGCTGGAGCAAGGGCGCGCACCCGTGGCGACAGCGGGCCGCCGCCGTGGCCTTCGTGAAGTCGGCGCGCCGCGGCGCGCACAACGCGACCATTCTCGCCATCTGTCACCAACTGGCGCAGCGCGACGACCGGTTCGTGCAGCTCGGCATGGGGTGGGTGTTGCGCGAACTCTCGCAGGCCGACCGCGACGCCGTCATTGCCTTCCTGCGAGACCATGACTCGATCATTCGGCGCGAGGCGTTCCGCTACGCCACCGAGAAGATGCCAGCGCACGTGCGACCTTGCCGCACGACTTCTTGA
- a CDS encoding DUF2911 domain-containing protein: MITTRLRSIAPAATLALSLAAAAPLAAQGNLRAAPSGRASTTVTLSAPRVQGQPAPKPFKLSIDYGVPVARGRPVAGALADDLGKVWRLGANEATSFTTEVDLDIGGQSVPKGSYTLFAETTKGAWKLIVNKKTGEWGTEYDAAQDLVRIPLKSATLSNPVEALTIQLIPSAQGAKGELRFAWGTLAHSVEWSAK, encoded by the coding sequence ATGATCACCACTCGTCTTCGCTCCATCGCCCCCGCCGCCACGCTGGCGCTGTCGCTGGCGGCGGCCGCGCCGCTGGCGGCGCAGGGGAACCTCCGCGCCGCGCCGAGCGGGCGCGCCTCCACCACGGTGACGCTCAGCGCCCCGCGCGTGCAGGGACAGCCGGCCCCCAAACCGTTCAAGCTCAGCATCGACTACGGCGTCCCCGTGGCCCGCGGCCGTCCCGTGGCCGGCGCACTCGCCGACGACCTGGGGAAGGTCTGGCGCCTGGGCGCCAACGAGGCGACGTCGTTCACCACCGAGGTCGATCTCGACATCGGTGGGCAGAGCGTGCCGAAGGGGTCGTACACGTTGTTCGCCGAGACGACCAAGGGGGCGTGGAAGCTGATCGTGAACAAGAAGACCGGCGAGTGGGGGACGGAGTACGACGCGGCGCAGGACCTGGTCCGCATCCCCCTCAAGTCGGCCACGCTCTCCAACCCGGTCGAGGCGCTCACCATCCAGCTCATCCCGTCCGCCCAGGGCGCCAAGGGCGAACTGCGCTTTGCCTGGGGGACCTTGGCCCACTCGGTGGAGTGGTCCGCGAAGTAG
- the tal gene encoding transaldolase, with the protein MSRLRQLHDAGQSVWLDYIDRAMLRNGALARLIRDDALMGMTSNPTIFEKALAEGKEYDAQIEAVTGELTPWQLFELIETDDVRAACDIFAETYRATKGIDGYVSIEVSPGVANDAAATVEEAHRLWKTVDRPNVMVKVPGTAEGAIAVRRLIADGINVNVTLLFSIDAHARVIEAYLAGLEDRLAAGKPIAGIASVASFFVSRVDSEIDKRLDAIAASAPEGLRGGILALRGKAAVANAKLAYRLFRQRFSGERWGKLAAAGAQVQRPLWASTSAKNPAYRDVLYVETLIGPDTVNTMPPATIDAFRDHGVTARTVDQDVTASEQLFHDLEQGGVHMTDVTDKLLANGLASFQQSFDTLIAGLEKKAAALGKTLV; encoded by the coding sequence ATGTCCCGACTTCGCCAACTCCACGATGCCGGCCAGTCGGTGTGGCTCGACTACATCGACCGCGCCATGCTCCGCAACGGGGCGCTTGCTCGCCTCATTCGCGACGACGCCCTGATGGGGATGACGTCCAATCCGACGATCTTCGAGAAGGCGCTCGCCGAGGGGAAGGAATACGACGCGCAGATCGAGGCGGTGACCGGTGAGCTGACGCCGTGGCAGCTCTTCGAGTTGATCGAGACCGACGACGTGCGCGCGGCCTGCGACATCTTTGCCGAGACGTACAGGGCGACGAAGGGGATCGATGGCTATGTCTCGATCGAGGTGTCGCCGGGAGTGGCGAACGATGCCGCGGCGACGGTGGAGGAGGCGCATCGCCTGTGGAAGACGGTCGATCGGCCTAACGTGATGGTGAAGGTTCCGGGGACGGCCGAGGGGGCAATCGCGGTGCGCCGCCTCATCGCCGACGGGATCAACGTGAACGTCACCCTCCTCTTCTCGATCGATGCGCACGCGCGCGTGATCGAGGCGTATCTCGCCGGTCTGGAGGATCGCCTTGCAGCTGGGAAGCCGATTGCGGGGATTGCCTCGGTGGCGTCGTTCTTCGTGAGCCGCGTGGACTCGGAGATCGACAAGCGCCTCGACGCGATTGCCGCCAGCGCCCCGGAAGGACTGCGCGGCGGGATCCTGGCGTTGCGCGGCAAGGCGGCCGTGGCCAACGCGAAGCTCGCCTATCGCCTGTTCAGGCAGAGGTTCTCGGGTGAGCGGTGGGGCAAGCTGGCCGCCGCGGGGGCGCAGGTGCAACGCCCGCTGTGGGCCAGCACCAGCGCGAAGAACCCGGCCTACCGCGACGTTCTCTACGTCGAGACGCTCATTGGCCCCGACACGGTCAACACGATGCCCCCCGCGACGATCGACGCCTTCCGCGACCACGGCGTGACCGCGCGCACGGTGGACCAAGACGTGACCGCGTCAGAGCAGCTCTTCCACGACCTGGAGCAAGGCGGCGTGCACATGACCGACGTGACCGACAAGCTGCTCGCCAACGGACTGGCGTCGTTCCAGCAGTCATTCGACACGCTCATCGCGGGGTTGGAGAAGAAGGCGGCAGCGCTGGGGAAGACATTGGTCTAG
- the pyk gene encoding pyruvate kinase, which translates to MARTKVVCTLGPATATAESIGALMDAGLNVARINFSHGTHDSHARTIALVRQLAAERGRPVAILGDLQGPRIRMGDLAAPVTVESGQDIVLCFEDVATGDDLPVTYNDIANDVKAGDRILVDDGLIELVVLDVDKPRVKARVVHGGVIKKHKGLNLPGVEVSAPSITEKDRADIDFAAEQGLDFIALSFVRRAADIAQLRSLIPRGMLIVAKIEKDTALTYIEEILRSADAVMVARGDLGVELPFEEVPLVQKRIIRLAGQLGRPVITATQMLESMIQNPRPTRAEASDVANAILDGTDAVMLSAETASGAYPKLAVQAMQRIITEIEQHHLAPKREERRFGIGTSSTEETIAAAVVTAARMLGTPLVIVFTKSGFSARMVSSHRPGVPILALTDVSRTYNQLAMVWGVVPLLVPPADTYEKMLQSARDALLERGLAREGDKVIVTAGVPFDVPGTTNLLKIETV; encoded by the coding sequence ATTGCCCGCACGAAGGTCGTCTGCACCCTGGGGCCCGCCACCGCCACCGCCGAGTCCATTGGCGCGCTGATGGACGCGGGGCTCAACGTGGCCCGCATCAACTTCTCGCACGGGACGCACGACTCGCACGCCAGGACCATCGCCCTGGTTCGGCAACTGGCCGCCGAGCGCGGACGCCCGGTTGCCATCCTCGGCGACCTGCAGGGGCCGCGCATTCGCATGGGCGACCTCGCGGCGCCGGTGACCGTGGAGAGTGGGCAGGACATCGTCCTCTGCTTCGAGGATGTCGCCACCGGTGACGACCTCCCCGTCACCTACAACGACATCGCCAACGACGTGAAGGCCGGCGACCGCATCCTGGTCGACGACGGGTTGATCGAGCTGGTGGTCCTCGACGTGGACAAGCCGCGCGTGAAGGCGCGGGTGGTGCACGGCGGCGTGATCAAGAAACACAAGGGGCTCAACCTTCCGGGAGTCGAGGTCTCCGCGCCGTCGATCACGGAGAAGGACCGCGCCGACATCGACTTCGCGGCTGAGCAGGGGCTCGACTTCATCGCCCTCTCCTTCGTGCGTCGCGCCGCCGACATCGCGCAGCTGCGCTCGCTCATCCCGCGCGGGATGCTGATCGTCGCCAAGATCGAGAAGGACACGGCGCTCACGTACATCGAGGAGATCCTGCGCTCGGCCGATGCGGTGATGGTCGCGCGCGGCGACCTTGGCGTCGAGCTCCCGTTCGAGGAAGTCCCGCTGGTGCAGAAGCGGATCATTCGGCTCGCCGGCCAGCTTGGCCGTCCGGTGATCACGGCGACGCAGATGCTGGAGTCGATGATCCAGAACCCGCGCCCCACGCGCGCCGAGGCGAGCGACGTGGCCAACGCCATCCTCGACGGGACCGACGCGGTGATGTTGTCGGCGGAGACGGCCTCGGGGGCGTACCCCAAGCTCGCCGTGCAGGCCATGCAGCGCATCATCACCGAGATCGAGCAGCACCACCTGGCGCCCAAGCGCGAGGAGCGCCGCTTCGGCATCGGGACGTCGTCGACGGAAGAGACCATCGCCGCCGCCGTGGTAACCGCGGCGCGCATGCTGGGAACGCCGCTGGTCATCGTCTTCACCAAGAGCGGCTTCAGCGCGCGCATGGTCTCGTCGCACCGCCCAGGAGTCCCGATCCTGGCGCTCACCGACGTATCGCGCACGTACAACCAGCTGGCAATGGTGTGGGGGGTGGTGCCGCTGCTGGTCCCGCCCGCTGATACGTACGAGAAGATGCTGCAGAGCGCGCGCGATGCGTTGCTGGAGCGCGGGCTGGCACGCGAGGGCGACAAGGTGATCGTGACCGCGGGGGTGCCGTTCGACGTCCCGGGGACGACCAACCTGCTCAAGATCGAGACGGTCTGA
- a CDS encoding MBL fold metallo-hydrolase: MKLTFLGTGTSFGIPIIGCGCAVCHSTDPRDRRTRIGAVIETDGGTRLLIDTPPELRLQLVSAGIGSVDAVFFTHDHADHIHGIDDIRAITVRQHRALPMYAEPEVLLRLAARFPYVFDATMRPLPGTSKPEGEAHPIRDGDTIQVGDACVEAIALPHGRMRVLAFRVGALGFVTDAKTVPPEAVARLRGVKVLVLNALFRREHPTHLSIGEAVAVAAEIGAERTYLVHLTHETSHAELEAELPPTVRPAYDGLVVEV, translated from the coding sequence GTGAAGCTGACCTTTCTTGGCACCGGCACGAGCTTCGGCATCCCGATCATCGGGTGCGGTTGCGCGGTCTGTCATTCGACCGATCCGCGCGACCGCCGCACGCGCATCGGCGCGGTGATCGAGACCGACGGGGGGACGCGCCTCCTCATCGACACGCCCCCCGAGCTGCGGTTGCAGCTGGTGAGTGCCGGGATCGGGAGCGTCGATGCGGTCTTCTTCACGCACGACCACGCCGATCACATCCACGGCATCGATGACATTCGCGCCATCACCGTGAGGCAGCACCGCGCGCTCCCCATGTACGCGGAGCCCGAGGTGCTGTTGCGGCTGGCGGCGCGCTTTCCGTACGTGTTCGACGCCACCATGCGCCCGCTCCCCGGGACGTCCAAGCCCGAGGGCGAAGCTCACCCCATTCGCGACGGCGACACGATCCAGGTCGGCGACGCCTGCGTGGAGGCGATCGCGCTTCCGCACGGGCGCATGCGGGTCCTTGCCTTTCGCGTCGGCGCACTCGGCTTCGTGACCGATGCCAAGACGGTCCCGCCCGAGGCGGTGGCGCGGCTGCGCGGGGTGAAGGTGCTGGTGCTCAACGCACTCTTTCGCCGCGAGCATCCCACGCACCTGAGCATTGGCGAGGCGGTCGCGGTGGCCGCCGAGATCGGCGCCGAGCGGACGTACCTCGTACACCTCACGCACGAGACGTCGCACGCCGAACTGGAGGCAGAGCTGCCGCCGACGGTGCGCCCTGCGTACGACGGGCTGGTGGTGGAGGTGTAA
- a CDS encoding glucose-6-phosphate isomerase — MSLSLDYTFMLADAVSGGVAPGDFDGAQDAFAAAHAAVAARHASGELGFFDLPRRRDLATQVLEFAAGVRGTYRDVVLLGIGGSALGPIALRNALRPPQWNALDEAARDGLPRLHVLDNVDPVTIAAVIERVALPSTLFLVVSKSGGTAETMAQYLIVRTTLQEAGLPLPKHLVFVTDPEKGALRPIAKGEGIPALDIPANVGGRFSVLSPVGTLPAALIGIDIEALLAGAGDMVQRCNSSVLTTNPAGVFATLQWLADTRGGKRIHILMPYADPLRDMASWFVQLWAESLGKIRPTGDHAGPTPVPALGATDQHSQVQLFMEGPVDKTVTFLAVKLPERDVTIPGAHGDVPDLAYLGAHTLWELLNIERRATAGALATRGRPSMTITLDQVDAWHLGSLMMLLEIATAYAGALYGVNAFDQPGVELGKRFTYGMMGRPGFEAAKDEFEQLPQSNPARVIG, encoded by the coding sequence ATGTCCCTCTCGCTCGATTACACCTTCATGCTCGCCGACGCGGTGTCGGGGGGCGTTGCGCCTGGCGACTTCGACGGGGCGCAGGACGCCTTCGCTGCAGCGCACGCCGCGGTGGCGGCGCGCCATGCCTCGGGCGAGCTTGGCTTCTTCGACCTGCCGCGCCGGCGCGACCTCGCCACGCAGGTGCTGGAGTTCGCGGCCGGCGTGCGCGGCACCTATCGCGACGTCGTCCTGCTCGGCATCGGCGGCTCGGCGCTGGGCCCCATCGCCCTGCGCAATGCACTTCGCCCGCCGCAGTGGAACGCGCTCGACGAGGCGGCGCGCGACGGTCTCCCGCGGCTGCACGTGCTGGACAACGTCGACCCGGTGACGATTGCCGCGGTGATCGAGCGCGTGGCGCTCCCGTCGACGCTCTTCCTCGTGGTGTCCAAGTCGGGCGGCACGGCGGAGACCATGGCGCAGTACCTCATCGTGCGCACCACGTTGCAGGAGGCCGGACTCCCGCTGCCAAAGCACCTCGTCTTTGTCACCGATCCGGAGAAGGGGGCGCTGCGCCCCATCGCGAAGGGCGAGGGGATCCCTGCGCTCGACATCCCGGCTAACGTCGGCGGGCGCTTCAGCGTGCTGTCGCCGGTTGGGACGCTCCCCGCCGCGCTCATCGGCATCGATATCGAGGCGCTGCTGGCCGGGGCGGGGGACATGGTGCAGCGCTGCAACTCATCGGTGCTGACGACGAACCCGGCCGGCGTCTTCGCCACGCTGCAGTGGCTCGCCGACACCAGGGGCGGAAAGCGGATCCACATCCTGATGCCGTATGCCGATCCGCTGCGCGACATGGCAAGCTGGTTCGTGCAACTGTGGGCGGAGTCGCTGGGAAAGATCCGTCCGACGGGCGATCATGCGGGGCCCACACCGGTCCCGGCACTCGGCGCCACCGACCAGCATTCGCAGGTGCAGCTGTTCATGGAGGGGCCGGTGGACAAGACGGTGACCTTCCTGGCCGTGAAGCTCCCCGAGCGCGACGTCACGATTCCCGGCGCGCACGGCGACGTTCCCGACCTGGCGTACCTGGGCGCGCATACGCTCTGGGAGCTGCTCAACATCGAGCGGCGGGCAACGGCTGGTGCGCTGGCCACTCGCGGACGCCCGAGCATGACCATCACGCTCGACCAGGTGGACGCGTGGCACCTGGGGTCGCTGATGATGCTCCTGGAGATTGCGACCGCGTACGCTGGCGCCCTCTACGGCGTGAATGCCTTCGACCAGCCCGGGGTGGAGCTGGGAAAGCGCTTCACCTACGGGATGATGGGGCGCCCCGGCTTCGAGGCGGCGAAGGATGAATTCGAGCAGCTCCCGCAATCCAATCCGGCGCGCGTGATTGGGTGA
- a CDS encoding class II fructose-bisphosphate aldolase: protein MSEPIIAHSALGAAVTRVDSAITVHDASVLTSERLDGVVRDAVFGEGNARDYARWLLWELGQAVGVRPASIHDLYAARGRGAVKGGFTVPAMNIRGATYDTARAIFRVAKQMEAGAFILEIARSEIAYTDQRPAEYVAVLIAAALREGFRGPLFIQGDHFQVNHKKYAADPVAEVNNVKKLADEAIAAGFYNIDVDTSTLVDLSFPTLDEQQRKNYEECAAITGYVRSQEPKGVTISIGGEIGEVGTENSTVPELRAFMDGYNRTLAQVAPGAVGLSKISVQSGTSHGGIVLPDGSIAAVSLDLKTLEDLSKVARDDYGMCGAVQHGASTLPDEAFNHFPRTETGEIHLATNFQNMLYDHLPAGLRDEIYGWLRSNAADERKATDSDEQFFYKTRKKALGPFKKALWNLDAGTKAKLAAAYDAKFAFLFTQLGIGGTRAQVKQTVKPLAIHRPMPGTPGHIVVEAAPDDASLSD from the coding sequence ATGTCCGAACCGATCATCGCCCACAGTGCCCTTGGCGCCGCGGTCACGCGCGTCGATTCCGCGATCACCGTGCACGACGCCTCGGTGCTGACCTCGGAACGCCTCGATGGCGTGGTGCGCGACGCGGTCTTTGGCGAGGGCAACGCGCGCGACTATGCGCGCTGGCTGCTCTGGGAGCTGGGGCAGGCGGTGGGCGTGCGCCCCGCCTCGATCCACGACCTGTACGCCGCGCGCGGGCGCGGTGCGGTGAAGGGGGGCTTCACCGTCCCGGCGATGAACATTCGCGGGGCGACGTACGACACGGCGCGAGCGATCTTCCGCGTTGCCAAGCAGATGGAGGCGGGGGCCTTCATCCTGGAGATTGCGCGCTCCGAGATTGCCTACACCGATCAGCGCCCCGCCGAGTACGTCGCGGTCCTCATCGCCGCGGCGCTGCGCGAGGGGTTCCGCGGCCCTCTCTTCATCCAGGGCGATCACTTCCAGGTCAATCACAAGAAGTACGCGGCCGACCCCGTGGCCGAGGTGAACAACGTGAAGAAGCTGGCCGACGAGGCGATCGCCGCCGGCTTCTACAACATCGATGTCGACACCTCGACGCTGGTCGATCTCTCCTTCCCCACGCTCGACGAGCAGCAACGCAAGAACTACGAGGAGTGCGCGGCGATCACGGGGTACGTGCGCTCGCAGGAGCCGAAAGGGGTGACGATCTCCATCGGCGGGGAAATTGGCGAAGTGGGGACGGAGAACTCGACCGTGCCCGAGCTGCGCGCCTTCATGGACGGCTACAATCGCACGCTGGCCCAGGTCGCGCCCGGCGCGGTCGGGCTCTCCAAGATCTCGGTGCAGTCGGGGACGTCACACGGCGGGATCGTCCTCCCCGACGGTTCGATTGCGGCGGTATCGCTCGACCTCAAGACGCTCGAGGACCTATCCAAGGTGGCGCGCGACGACTACGGGATGTGCGGCGCGGTGCAGCACGGCGCGTCGACGCTCCCCGACGAGGCGTTCAATCACTTCCCGCGCACGGAGACGGGGGAGATCCACCTCGCGACCAACTTCCAGAACATGCTGTACGATCATCTCCCGGCCGGGCTGCGGGACGAGATCTACGGCTGGCTGCGCAGCAACGCCGCCGACGAGCGCAAGGCAACCGACTCCGACGAGCAGTTCTTCTACAAGACGCGGAAAAAGGCGCTCGGCCCGTTCAAGAAGGCGCTCTGGAACCTCGACGCCGGCACCAAGGCCAAACTGGCGGCAGCGTACGACGCCAAGTTCGCCTTCCTCTTCACGCAATTGGGCATTGGCGGGACGCGCGCGCAGGTGAAGCAGACGGTGAAGCCGCTGGCGATCCACCGCCCGATGCCGGGAACCCCCGGGCACATCGTGGTGGAGGCAGCCCCCGACGACGCCTCGCTCTCCGACTAG